In one window of Caenimonas aquaedulcis DNA:
- a CDS encoding methyl-accepting chemotaxis protein, translating to MSVVEKLFKLFPKKSADVPTETSGELSLAMPDASIDPMMVTGAIETSSQALGHGEPDSVAQEDSIDALDSVQEAELVTIPFLGRRSIVGHQRILFILLIASLLVLAVVAYIAVSQANKVAQQVAGTGQSLMQSQRLAKSVSQALVGSAQAFPDVKESSEVLAKTVRGLKAGDETLRLQAVGAEMQDDVDKIAPLMERAEKNAQTVMGQQKILTQVGNALRTINRQSSDLLEIAETVSSLKLQQNAAPAEISAAGQLVMLTQRIGKSANEFLTMEGVSPEAVFLLGKDLNSFKEIAQGLLDGSPELRLAGSKDPQTRERLEALMKLYEQTRTQAGAILGNLQGLVSAREAQSAIISDSEPLRRSLEDLQGKLSAQTGLGFGALVALGIAALFAIACSIGLAYVQLQDSRKRQTVAEAQRQEAEHQEQEAKRVNDANQAAILRLMNELQTVAEGDLTQEATVTEDITGAIADSVNYTVEELRQLVGSVQTTATKVAQTTAQVESTSTELLAASTEQLREIRETGQSVLDMAGRINQVSGQAQESAQVARQSLMAAESGLQAVQNAIGGMNSIRDQIQETSKRIKRLGESSQEIGEITELISDITEQTNVLALNAAIQAASAGEAGRGFSVVAEEVQRLAERSADATRQISALVKAIQTDTQDAVAAMERSTQGVVEGAKLSDNAGTALTEIDQVSRRLADLIEQISASASKEAESANVVAGNIQHIFAVTEQTGEGTRSTAQQVRELSRMAEELRQSVSRFKIA from the coding sequence ATGTCCGTCGTTGAGAAATTATTCAAGCTGTTTCCCAAGAAGTCCGCCGATGTGCCGACGGAGACTTCAGGCGAGTTGAGCCTTGCGATGCCCGACGCGTCCATCGACCCGATGATGGTGACGGGGGCGATCGAGACGTCGAGCCAGGCGCTGGGCCACGGCGAGCCGGACAGCGTGGCGCAGGAGGACTCCATCGACGCGCTCGATTCGGTCCAGGAGGCCGAGCTCGTCACCATTCCGTTCCTGGGGCGGCGATCGATCGTCGGCCACCAGCGCATCCTCTTCATCCTGCTGATCGCCTCGCTGCTGGTGCTCGCCGTCGTGGCGTACATCGCGGTGTCGCAGGCCAACAAGGTCGCCCAGCAGGTCGCGGGTACCGGCCAGTCGCTGATGCAGTCGCAGCGGCTCGCGAAATCCGTTTCGCAGGCCCTGGTGGGCAGCGCGCAGGCCTTCCCGGACGTGAAGGAAAGCTCGGAAGTGCTCGCGAAGACGGTGCGGGGCCTCAAGGCGGGCGACGAGACCTTGCGCCTGCAGGCCGTGGGCGCCGAGATGCAGGACGACGTCGACAAGATCGCGCCGCTCATGGAGCGCGCCGAGAAGAACGCCCAGACCGTGATGGGCCAGCAGAAGATTCTCACGCAGGTGGGCAACGCGCTGCGCACCATCAACCGGCAGTCGTCCGACCTGCTGGAAATCGCGGAGACGGTGTCGTCCCTCAAGCTGCAGCAGAACGCCGCGCCGGCCGAGATCTCCGCCGCCGGCCAGCTGGTGATGTTGACGCAGCGTATCGGCAAGTCGGCCAACGAATTCCTGACGATGGAAGGCGTGTCGCCCGAAGCCGTGTTCCTGCTGGGCAAGGACTTGAACTCCTTCAAGGAAATCGCACAGGGCCTGCTGGACGGCAGCCCGGAGCTGCGCCTCGCCGGCTCCAAGGACCCGCAGACGCGTGAGCGCCTCGAGGCCCTGATGAAGCTCTACGAGCAGACCCGCACGCAGGCCGGCGCCATCCTGGGCAACCTGCAGGGTCTGGTGTCCGCCCGTGAAGCGCAGTCCGCGATCATCTCGGACAGCGAACCGCTGCGCCGTTCGCTGGAAGACCTGCAGGGCAAACTGTCCGCCCAGACCGGCCTCGGTTTCGGCGCGCTGGTCGCGCTCGGTATCGCGGCGCTGTTCGCGATTGCCTGTTCCATCGGCCTTGCCTACGTGCAGCTGCAGGACAGCCGCAAGCGCCAGACGGTGGCCGAAGCGCAGCGGCAGGAAGCCGAGCACCAGGAGCAGGAAGCCAAACGCGTCAACGACGCCAACCAGGCGGCCATTTTGCGGTTGATGAACGAATTGCAGACGGTGGCCGAAGGCGACCTGACGCAGGAAGCGACCGTGACGGAAGACATCACGGGCGCCATCGCCGACTCGGTGAACTACACGGTGGAAGAGCTGCGCCAGCTGGTGGGCAGCGTGCAGACCACGGCAACCAAGGTGGCGCAGACGACGGCACAGGTGGAAAGCACGTCCACCGAACTCCTCGCGGCATCGACCGAGCAGCTGCGTGAAATTCGCGAAACCGGCCAGTCGGTGCTCGACATGGCCGGCCGAATCAACCAGGTGTCCGGCCAGGCGCAGGAATCCGCCCAGGTGGCGCGCCAATCGCTGATGGCTGCGGAGTCCGGCCTGCAGGCCGTGCAGAACGCCATCGGCGGCATGAACTCCATCCGTGACCAGATCCAGGAAACGTCCAAGCGGATCAAGCGGCTGGGTGAATCGTCCCAGGAGATCGGTGAAATCACGGAGCTGATTTCGGACATTACCGAACAGACGAACGTGCTGGCACTGAACGCCGCCATCCAGGCCGCATCGGCCGGTGAGGCCGGACGAGGCTTCTCGGTGGTGGCCGAAGAAGTGCAGCGCCTGGCCGAGCGTTCCGCCGACGCGACGCGCCAGATCTCGGCGCTGGTGAAGGCGATTCAGACCGACACGCAGGACGCCGTGGCCGCCATGGAGCGCTCCACGCAGGGCGTGGTGGAAGGGGCCAAGCTGTCCGACAACGCGGGTACCGCGCTGACCGAGATCGACCAGGTGTCGCGACGCCTTGCCGACCTCATCGAACAGATTTCCGCATCCGCCTCCAAGGAAGCCGAATCCGCGAACGTGGTGGCAGGCAACATCCAGCACATCTTCGCGGTGACCGAACAGACCGGAGAGGGTACGCGTTCCACGGCGCAGCAGGTCCGCGAGTTGTCGCGGATGGCCGAGGAGCTGCGCCAGTCGGTCTCGCGGTTCAAGATTGCCTGA
- a CDS encoding hybrid sensor histidine kinase/response regulator, translated as MEAATDIDLATNDLGPLAWVLDELRKSLDSASAALRRFVRDTAMARGTDMASVDGGHLRIARQQLHQAVGALEMVGLGAPAHMLRCMEAAVQKFVEHPEQCSEAASAKVERAGFALTEYLESVLLGKAASSVALFPQYKDVQELAGSDRIHPADLWSMEWRWNDPQSPAVAEVRVYDPAVRSRMDQSVLKLVKTGDAEAASELTNVSLSLAATQTARQPKIFWKICAAYFEAVGKGLLPLDIYVKRAGSRVLLQYASLAKGELGVSDRLAQDLVFFCSQAVPKSPADAPALAAVRQAWGLARFTPVDYQTPQFGRFDPILLSQSRKRIAAAKETWSALSGGDVTKLKGLADQFQLVSDSLVKLYPPSAPLAQALTQVVDSIVRTARAPGPELAMEVATAVLYLEAAFEDLDPADNQLAVRTARLAERLDTARQGGHAEALEPWMEELYRRVSDRQTMGSVVGELRGTLGELEKLLDQFFRNSADKTPLRDAPGHLSQMRGVLSVLGLDQAAQAVLRMRECVEEIIVTEVDEQQARAAGTFDKLGNNLGALGFLIDMLNYQPSLAKKLFVYDDSSGELRPLMGRTGEHAPEHTEEPDDLSSELQALTSMPEPESREELTAKLDSIAAHAVLADQSGIAQTAREASAAVTAHDSTATAAALNSLAAAAQPVAPPPVAAPAESGFEEDDLRDIFLEEAREVVQNGLAAIHALAAAPADVGELTTLRRAFHTLKGSSRMVGLNEYGEAAWSMEQVLNTWLADQKPANDNLRTLAGDAMRGFARWTEDIATNSDGAWKSAQFRGPADALRTEQRLVALVLPGEEPVAQPAEPAAEAPQAQVNFEATAAFEPAAAEPEPESEPSVPAMVELPSMDLPTAEATRESPIEAVAETPASAPAVPELELPADFSLELEPAAVAGPATVELPAPAEIEGIDFDSLAAISGPAQAAQEVVAEASPGPALDADLDFSFEEAAAATEPEEISLAEFELLAAQPLAAATEAPAGQQPEPQPEPEPEPVVEPPDEVPDDVREPIDEQVKVIGNLRIGIPLYNVYLNEADEWSRRLATEVTEWSLELSHPVLDSTVGLAHALAGSSATVGFHALSDIARALESALVHTQSLAFGLPQHGKAFTEAAEEIRRLLHQFAAGFLKEPDAGVISSLVALKDLDVPLRTDAAEEEELSDFGGLEAPVSAPQALPEVAEAVAPVVAAPVVATPVAQAPVVQAPAPTVAPAFIPPVMPEVAQARPARLVEDFSQDQDQIDIEDAVDPDLFPIFEEEAAELLPQLGGALRQWSARPDNRSARDEVLRALHTLKGSARLAGALRLGERAHRMESEIESIGSENAAATDLEGLLHRFDEMQGNFDAMRATGGLPVTMDDAQPAPAAPESASGAPAMEDMAPVAAPAADAPPSRALIARPVTTNLVQQRAAANQAVRVRSQLLDRLVNQAGEVMITRSRLEAELRQLRGSLTDLTGNLDRLRSQLRDIELQAESQMQSRLAQAKDSAAGFDPLEFDRFTRVQELTRMMAESVNDVATVQRNLQRTVESTEDDLIAQARQTRELQRDLLRTRMVEFEGISDRLYRVIRLASKETGKQVKLDITGGSIEMDRGVLDRMTPAFEHLLRNCVAHGIEEPSVRAAAGKDPSGTILIHLAQEGNDVSVEFRDDGGGLDLARIRAKAMQQGLITPGQELSDADAANLIFTPGFSTATAVTELAGRGIGMDVVRSEVNALGGRIETNTATGKGTSFKLVLPLTTAVTQVVMIRSGTSSIGVPANVVEVVRRAPAKDVEQAYNTGFYEMGGEQIPFYWSGALLQASQRSVEPQTKTLPVVVFRSAAQRVALHVDEVLGNQEVVVKNLGPQLARLPGLAGMSVLASGAVVLIYNPVALTAVYGEQARLMSADHAQPHMLEKLAAGTPTAPAVPAAPVIPLILVVDDSITVRRVTQRLLAREGYRVAMAADGLQALERLAEEKPTVVLSDIEMPRMDGFDLARNIRADERLKDLPIIMITSRIAEKHREHARELGVDHYLGKPYSEEELLSLVKHYCAQTIAA; from the coding sequence ATGGAAGCAGCTACCGACATTGATCTCGCAACCAACGACCTCGGGCCCCTGGCCTGGGTTTTGGACGAACTGCGCAAGTCGCTCGACTCTGCATCGGCGGCATTGCGCCGCTTCGTGCGCGACACGGCGATGGCGCGCGGGACCGACATGGCGTCGGTGGACGGCGGACACCTGCGCATCGCGCGCCAGCAACTGCACCAAGCGGTGGGCGCCCTGGAAATGGTGGGCCTCGGTGCCCCGGCGCACATGCTGCGCTGCATGGAAGCCGCGGTGCAGAAGTTCGTCGAGCATCCCGAGCAGTGCAGCGAAGCCGCGTCGGCGAAGGTCGAGCGCGCCGGCTTTGCGCTGACCGAATACCTGGAGAGCGTGCTGCTGGGCAAGGCGGCCTCCTCCGTCGCGCTGTTCCCGCAATACAAGGACGTGCAGGAACTGGCCGGCTCCGACCGCATCCATCCGGCCGATTTGTGGAGCATGGAGTGGCGCTGGAACGATCCGCAGAGTCCGGCGGTCGCCGAAGTGCGCGTGTACGACCCGGCGGTGCGCTCGCGCATGGACCAGTCGGTCCTGAAGCTGGTGAAGACGGGCGACGCGGAAGCTGCGAGTGAGCTCACCAACGTCAGCCTGTCGCTCGCAGCGACGCAGACCGCCCGCCAGCCGAAGATCTTCTGGAAGATCTGCGCGGCGTATTTCGAGGCCGTGGGCAAGGGCCTGCTGCCGCTCGACATCTACGTGAAGCGTGCGGGTTCCCGCGTGCTGTTGCAATACGCGTCCCTGGCCAAGGGCGAGCTCGGCGTGTCGGACCGTCTCGCGCAGGATCTCGTGTTTTTCTGCTCGCAAGCGGTGCCCAAGTCGCCCGCGGACGCCCCGGCATTGGCGGCGGTGCGGCAGGCGTGGGGCCTCGCGCGGTTCACGCCGGTCGACTATCAGACGCCGCAGTTCGGCCGCTTCGATCCCATCCTGCTGTCGCAGTCGCGCAAGCGCATTGCCGCCGCCAAGGAAACCTGGTCTGCGCTGTCCGGCGGCGACGTGACGAAGCTCAAGGGACTGGCCGACCAGTTCCAGCTGGTGAGCGATTCGCTCGTCAAGCTCTATCCGCCCAGCGCGCCCTTGGCGCAGGCGCTCACGCAGGTCGTCGATTCCATCGTCCGGACGGCGCGTGCCCCGGGGCCCGAACTCGCCATGGAAGTCGCCACCGCAGTGCTGTACCTCGAGGCGGCTTTCGAAGACCTCGACCCTGCCGACAACCAGCTGGCCGTTCGCACGGCCCGCCTCGCGGAGCGCCTGGATACGGCGCGCCAGGGCGGGCATGCCGAAGCGCTCGAGCCCTGGATGGAGGAGCTGTACCGGCGCGTCAGCGACCGGCAGACCATGGGCAGTGTGGTGGGCGAATTGCGCGGCACGCTCGGCGAACTCGAGAAACTGCTCGACCAGTTCTTCCGCAATTCCGCCGACAAGACGCCGCTGCGCGACGCGCCGGGGCACCTTTCGCAGATGCGCGGCGTGCTGTCCGTGCTCGGGCTGGATCAGGCGGCGCAAGCCGTGCTGCGGATGCGCGAGTGCGTCGAGGAAATCATCGTCACCGAAGTGGACGAACAGCAGGCCCGCGCGGCCGGCACGTTCGACAAACTCGGCAACAACCTGGGCGCTCTCGGTTTCCTGATCGACATGCTCAATTACCAGCCTTCGCTCGCGAAGAAGCTGTTCGTATACGACGACTCGAGCGGCGAACTGCGTCCCCTCATGGGCCGTACCGGCGAGCACGCGCCGGAGCACACCGAGGAGCCCGACGACCTGTCCAGCGAATTGCAGGCCCTGACCAGCATGCCGGAGCCGGAGTCGCGCGAAGAGCTCACGGCCAAGCTCGACTCGATCGCCGCGCATGCGGTCCTCGCGGACCAGTCCGGCATCGCGCAGACCGCGCGCGAGGCGTCCGCCGCCGTGACGGCGCACGATTCGACCGCCACGGCAGCCGCGCTCAACTCGCTCGCGGCCGCGGCGCAGCCCGTTGCACCGCCGCCGGTGGCCGCGCCCGCCGAGTCGGGTTTCGAGGAAGACGACTTGCGCGACATCTTCCTGGAGGAAGCGCGCGAGGTGGTGCAGAACGGCCTGGCGGCCATCCACGCACTTGCGGCCGCGCCCGCGGACGTCGGCGAGCTCACTACCTTGCGCCGCGCCTTCCATACGCTCAAGGGCAGTTCGCGCATGGTGGGCTTGAACGAATACGGCGAGGCGGCGTGGTCCATGGAACAGGTGCTCAATACCTGGCTTGCCGACCAGAAGCCCGCCAACGACAACCTGCGCACGCTCGCAGGGGACGCCATGCGCGGCTTCGCGCGCTGGACCGAGGACATTGCCACCAACAGTGACGGCGCCTGGAAGTCCGCGCAATTCCGCGGGCCCGCGGATGCACTGCGCACCGAGCAGCGGCTCGTGGCGCTGGTGCTTCCGGGTGAAGAGCCCGTTGCGCAACCTGCCGAGCCGGCAGCCGAAGCGCCGCAAGCCCAGGTCAACTTCGAAGCTACCGCCGCGTTCGAACCCGCAGCGGCAGAGCCGGAGCCGGAATCGGAGCCGTCGGTTCCCGCCATGGTCGAATTGCCGTCGATGGATCTGCCGACGGCCGAGGCGACTCGCGAAAGCCCGATCGAAGCAGTCGCCGAGACGCCCGCGTCCGCGCCGGCGGTGCCCGAACTGGAACTGCCGGCCGATTTCTCGCTGGAGCTGGAACCGGCCGCTGTCGCCGGCCCGGCTACCGTCGAGTTGCCGGCTCCCGCGGAAATTGAAGGCATCGACTTCGACAGCCTCGCGGCCATTTCCGGCCCGGCGCAGGCAGCGCAGGAAGTCGTGGCCGAAGCTTCCCCCGGACCTGCGTTGGATGCGGACCTTGATTTTTCGTTCGAGGAAGCCGCAGCGGCCACCGAGCCGGAGGAGATCTCGCTCGCCGAATTCGAACTGCTGGCGGCCCAGCCCCTGGCCGCAGCGACCGAGGCACCGGCCGGGCAGCAGCCGGAACCGCAGCCCGAGCCCGAGCCTGAACCCGTGGTCGAGCCGCCGGACGAAGTGCCCGATGACGTTCGCGAACCGATCGACGAACAGGTGAAGGTCATCGGCAACCTGCGCATCGGCATCCCGCTGTACAACGTCTACCTCAACGAGGCCGACGAGTGGTCGCGCCGCCTGGCCACCGAGGTGACCGAGTGGTCCCTCGAATTGAGCCATCCCGTGCTCGACTCGACGGTCGGCCTCGCGCACGCGCTGGCGGGGAGCTCGGCGACGGTCGGCTTCCATGCGCTGTCCGACATCGCGCGCGCGCTGGAAAGCGCGCTCGTCCACACGCAGTCACTCGCTTTCGGCCTCCCGCAGCATGGGAAGGCCTTCACCGAAGCGGCCGAGGAAATCCGGCGCCTGTTGCACCAGTTCGCTGCCGGCTTCCTGAAGGAGCCCGATGCGGGCGTGATCTCGTCGCTGGTCGCGTTGAAGGACCTGGACGTTCCGCTGCGCACGGATGCGGCGGAAGAAGAAGAGCTTTCCGATTTCGGCGGCCTGGAAGCGCCCGTGTCGGCGCCGCAGGCCCTCCCGGAGGTTGCTGAGGCGGTGGCTCCGGTGGTCGCGGCGCCTGTCGTGGCCACTCCGGTGGCGCAGGCTCCTGTTGTCCAGGCGCCAGCCCCGACCGTTGCGCCGGCCTTCATTCCGCCCGTGATGCCGGAAGTCGCGCAGGCGCGCCCCGCGCGCCTGGTCGAAGACTTCTCGCAGGACCAGGACCAGATCGACATCGAGGACGCCGTCGACCCGGATCTCTTCCCGATCTTCGAGGAAGAAGCGGCCGAGCTGCTGCCGCAGCTGGGCGGCGCCCTGCGCCAATGGTCCGCGCGGCCCGACAACCGCAGTGCGCGCGACGAAGTGCTTCGCGCCCTGCACACGCTCAAGGGCAGTGCCCGGCTGGCCGGCGCGCTGCGCCTGGGTGAGCGTGCTCACCGCATGGAGTCGGAGATCGAATCCATCGGCTCCGAGAATGCGGCAGCGACCGATCTCGAAGGGTTGCTGCATCGCTTCGACGAAATGCAGGGCAATTTCGACGCGATGCGTGCAACGGGCGGCCTGCCCGTGACGATGGACGATGCGCAGCCCGCACCGGCGGCGCCGGAATCTGCCTCGGGTGCGCCGGCAATGGAAGACATGGCGCCCGTCGCGGCACCCGCCGCGGATGCACCGCCGTCGAGGGCGTTGATCGCACGGCCGGTGACGACCAACCTCGTGCAGCAGCGCGCCGCCGCCAACCAGGCGGTGCGCGTCCGCTCCCAGTTGCTCGACCGCCTGGTGAACCAGGCCGGCGAAGTGATGATCACGCGTTCGCGCCTGGAGGCGGAACTGCGGCAGCTGCGCGGTTCGCTGACCGACCTCACGGGCAACCTGGACCGCCTGCGCTCGCAGCTGCGGGACATCGAGCTGCAAGCCGAATCGCAGATGCAGTCGCGCCTGGCGCAGGCCAAGGACTCGGCGGCAGGCTTCGACCCGCTGGAATTCGACCGCTTCACGCGCGTGCAGGAGTTGACCCGCATGATGGCCGAGTCGGTGAACGACGTGGCCACGGTGCAGCGCAACCTGCAGCGCACGGTCGAATCGACGGAAGACGACCTCATCGCCCAGGCCCGCCAGACGCGCGAGTTGCAGCGCGACCTGCTGCGCACGCGCATGGTGGAATTCGAAGGCATCTCCGACCGCCTGTATCGCGTGATCCGCCTGGCCTCCAAGGAAACGGGCAAGCAGGTGAAGCTGGACATCACCGGCGGCTCCATCGAAATGGACCGGGGCGTGCTGGACCGCATGACACCCGCCTTCGAGCACCTGCTGCGCAACTGCGTCGCGCACGGCATCGAGGAACCTTCGGTGCGTGCCGCGGCGGGCAAGGACCCCTCGGGCACGATCCTGATTCACCTGGCGCAGGAAGGCAACGACGTCTCCGTGGAATTCCGCGACGACGGCGGCGGCCTCGACCTGGCGCGTATCCGCGCCAAGGCCATGCAGCAGGGCCTGATCACGCCCGGCCAGGAGCTGTCCGATGCGGACGCCGCGAACCTGATTTTCACGCCCGGTTTCTCCACGGCCACGGCCGTGACCGAACTCGCGGGACGTGGCATCGGCATGGACGTCGTGCGTTCCGAGGTCAACGCGCTGGGCGGGCGCATCGAGACGAACACCGCAACCGGCAAGGGCACGAGCTTCAAGCTGGTGCTGCCGCTGACCACCGCGGTGACCCAGGTGGTGATGATTCGCAGCGGCACGTCTTCGATCGGCGTGCCGGCCAACGTGGTGGAGGTGGTGCGGCGCGCGCCCGCCAAGGACGTGGAGCAGGCCTACAACACCGGCTTCTACGAAATGGGCGGCGAGCAGATTCCGTTCTACTGGTCGGGCGCGCTGCTTCAGGCGTCCCAGCGCAGTGTGGAGCCGCAGACCAAGACGCTCCCTGTCGTGGTCTTCCGAAGCGCGGCGCAGCGTGTCGCACTGCACGTGGACGAAGTGCTGGGCAACCAGGAAGTCGTGGTGAAGAACCTCGGTCCGCAGCTGGCCCGCCTGCCCGGCCTCGCCGGCATGTCCGTGCTGGCATCCGGCGCGGTCGTCCTGATCTACAACCCTGTCGCTTTGACAGCGGTCTATGGCGAACAGGCGCGGCTCATGAGCGCAGATCATGCGCAACCGCACATGCTCGAAAAGCTGGCGGCCGGAACGCCGACCGCGCCCGCTGTCCCGGCTGCGCCGGTGATCCCGCTCATCCTGGTGGTCGACGATTCGATCACGGTGCGCCGTGTCACGCAGCGCCTGCTGGCGCGCGAAGGCTACCGGGTGGCCATGGCCGCCGACGGTTTGCAGGCACTGGAGCGTCTCGCGGAAGAAAAGCCGACAGTGGTGCTTTCGGACATCGAGATGCCGCGCATGGACGGCTTCGACCTCGCACGGAACATCCGGGCGGACGAGCGCCTGAAGGACCTGCCGATCATCATGATCACCTCACGCATCGCCGAGAAGCATCGCGAGCACGCAAGGGAGTTGGGCGTCGATCACTACCTGGGCAAGCCGTACTCGGAAGAGGAACTGCTGAGCCTGGTCAAGCACTACTGCGCGCAGACGATCGCGGCGTGA
- a CDS encoding cryptochrome/photolyase family protein: MQTLYAAGVMWFRRDLRVHDNHALSRALASCAVVHCVFVFDTNILAGLPRADRRVEFIRESVDELDASLRELSGGAEGGLIVLHAGAKDAVPALARQLGVDAVFANHDDEPASLARDAAVRTALAAQRIGLHTFKDHVVFERKELLTQAGAPYSVFTPYRNAWLAKVTAGDLAAHRMEAHASRLAARPPATRAGVPPLTDLGFQRTNLGALGIAPGERGAQRLFAVFEPRMSAYGRTRDFPSVKGPSYLGIHLRFGTISIRALARRAHAAALAGDEGAATWLSELIWRDFYAQVLANFPHVAGPGGESRSFKPAYDAIEWEDGVAAEGLLAAWCEGRTGYPLVDAAMAQINSTGYMHNRLRMVVASFLCKDLGIDWRRGERYFALHLNDYELASNNGGWQWASSSGCDAQPYFRIFNPLSQSRKFDPEGRFIRRYLPQLAALSGDALHAPWTASAAELSQAGVVLGRDYPHPIVDHDAARTRTLERYAVVKTPAITPRSSARSSA, translated from the coding sequence ATGCAAACCCTTTATGCTGCCGGCGTCATGTGGTTTCGACGCGACCTTCGCGTGCACGACAACCACGCACTCTCCCGCGCACTGGCTTCCTGCGCCGTGGTTCATTGCGTTTTCGTGTTCGATACGAACATCCTCGCGGGCCTGCCGCGCGCGGACCGGCGGGTGGAATTCATCCGCGAGTCCGTGGACGAACTGGACGCCTCGTTGCGCGAGTTGTCGGGCGGGGCCGAAGGCGGGCTCATCGTGCTGCACGCCGGCGCGAAGGACGCGGTGCCCGCATTGGCGCGGCAGCTTGGCGTGGACGCCGTGTTCGCCAACCACGACGATGAGCCCGCCTCGCTCGCGCGCGACGCCGCAGTGCGGACTGCGCTTGCCGCCCAACGCATCGGCTTGCACACCTTCAAGGACCACGTGGTGTTCGAGCGGAAGGAACTGCTGACGCAGGCCGGCGCGCCCTACTCGGTGTTCACGCCGTACAGGAACGCCTGGTTGGCGAAGGTCACGGCCGGGGACCTCGCGGCCCACCGGATGGAGGCGCATGCGTCGCGACTGGCAGCGCGTCCGCCGGCGACGCGCGCGGGGGTGCCGCCGCTCACGGACCTGGGATTCCAGCGCACCAACCTTGGTGCGCTGGGCATCGCGCCGGGCGAGCGCGGAGCGCAGCGCCTCTTCGCCGTGTTCGAGCCGCGCATGAGCGCGTATGGCCGGACGCGGGACTTTCCGTCGGTGAAGGGACCGAGCTATCTCGGCATCCACCTTCGCTTCGGCACCATTTCCATCCGTGCACTCGCACGGCGCGCCCACGCTGCAGCGCTGGCAGGCGATGAAGGCGCCGCCACCTGGCTGAGCGAGCTGATCTGGCGCGACTTCTATGCGCAGGTGCTGGCCAACTTCCCGCACGTGGCCGGGCCCGGCGGCGAATCCCGCAGCTTCAAGCCCGCATACGACGCGATCGAATGGGAGGACGGGGTCGCGGCAGAGGGGCTCCTCGCCGCCTGGTGCGAAGGCCGCACGGGCTATCCCCTGGTGGACGCCGCCATGGCGCAGATCAACAGCACCGGGTACATGCACAACCGCCTGCGCATGGTGGTCGCGAGTTTCCTGTGCAAGGACCTGGGGATCGACTGGCGCCGTGGCGAGCGCTACTTCGCCCTGCACCTGAACGACTACGAACTCGCATCGAACAACGGGGGCTGGCAATGGGCGTCGTCGAGCGGTTGCGACGCGCAGCCCTACTTCCGCATTTTCAATCCGTTGTCGCAGAGCCGGAAATTCGATCCGGAGGGCAGGTTCATCCGGCGATACCTTCCGCAACTCGCGGCGCTCTCCGGCGATGCACTGCACGCGCCATGGACGGCAAGCGCGGCCGAACTCTCGCAGGCAGGCGTGGTGTTGGGACGGGACTATCCGCACCCCATCGTGGATCACGATGCGGCGCGGACCAGGACGCTGGAGCGCTACGCCGTCGTCAAGACGCCGGCGATCACGCCGCGATCGTCTGCGCGCAGTAGTGCTTGA
- a CDS encoding YqgE/AlgH family protein — protein MPADADPINLTHHFLIAMPGMEDEAFAKSVVYLCEHSSRGALGLVINKPSDIDLRKLFDKVELPLGRDDLARTPVFQGGPVQTERGFVLHEAVFASQDEKTEPVYASTMTIPGGLEMTTSKDVLEALATGAGPRKVLISLGYSAWGEGQLESELLENSWLTVGADLSVIFDTPVEQRYAKALSLLGLEAWMLSPDAGHA, from the coding sequence ATGCCCGCCGATGCCGACCCGATCAACCTGACGCATCACTTCCTGATTGCGATGCCCGGGATGGAAGACGAGGCTTTCGCGAAGAGCGTGGTCTATCTGTGCGAGCACAGCTCGCGCGGGGCCCTCGGCCTCGTGATCAACAAGCCCAGCGATATCGACCTGCGCAAGCTCTTCGACAAGGTCGAATTGCCGCTGGGCCGCGACGACCTCGCGCGCACCCCCGTGTTCCAGGGCGGTCCCGTCCAGACCGAGCGCGGCTTCGTCCTGCATGAAGCGGTGTTCGCATCCCAGGACGAGAAGACCGAACCCGTCTACGCCTCCACGATGACGATTCCCGGCGGCCTCGAGATGACCACCTCGAAGGACGTGCTCGAGGCCCTGGCGACCGGTGCTGGGCCCCGCAAGGTGCTCATCTCGCTCGGATATTCGGCCTGGGGCGAGGGCCAGCTCGAATCCGAGCTGCTCGAAAACAGCTGGCTGACGGTTGGAGCGGACCTCTCGGTGATCTTCGACACGCCGGTGGAGCAGCGCTATGCCAAGGCGCTGTCCCTGCTGGGGCTCGAGGCCTGGATGCTGTCTCCGGACGCGGGGCACGCATGA
- the ruvX gene encoding Holliday junction resolvase RuvX → MSTGVLDVPPHFQTFLAFDFGARRTGVAVGNRMLRTATPQPTIRADAAQARLEQAEARVAQWQPDAVVVGVPFHPDGASHDNTARAKKFARQLRGRLKQPVYEVDERYSTTEALAQGAADADAGAACVILEQFLRSLS, encoded by the coding sequence ATGAGCACCGGGGTGCTCGACGTCCCCCCTCACTTCCAAACCTTTCTCGCTTTCGATTTCGGGGCCCGCCGCACCGGCGTGGCCGTCGGCAATCGCATGCTGCGCACGGCCACGCCGCAGCCCACGATCCGCGCCGACGCCGCGCAGGCACGGCTGGAGCAGGCCGAGGCGCGTGTCGCTCAGTGGCAGCCGGATGCTGTGGTGGTGGGCGTGCCCTTCCATCCCGACGGCGCGAGCCACGACAATACGGCCCGGGCGAAGAAATTCGCGCGCCAGCTGCGCGGCCGGCTGAAGCAGCCCGTCTACGAAGTCGACGAGCGCTACAGCACCACCGAAGCGCTGGCGCAGGGAGCGGCCGATGCCGATGCCGGGGCGGCCTGCGTGATCCTCGAACAATTTCTCAGGAGCCTCTCATGA